The proteins below are encoded in one region of Syntrophotalea carbinolica DSM 2380:
- the atpE gene encoding ATP synthase F0 subunit C, with the protein MDFFTWVIITAGFGMAFGSLGTAIGQGLAVKSALEGVARNPGASGKILTTMMIGLAMVESLAIYVFVVSMIILFANPFKDVVLELVAG; encoded by the coding sequence ATGGATTTTTTCACCTGGGTTATCATAACCGCCGGGTTCGGTATGGCTTTCGGCTCCTTGGGAACGGCTATCGGACAAGGGCTGGCCGTCAAGAGCGCTCTTGAGGGTGTGGCCCGTAATCCCGGCGCCAGCGGCAAGATACTGACTACCATGATGATCGGCCTGGCGATGGTCGAATCGCTGGCCATCTATGTATTCGTCGTGTCCATGATCATTTTGTTCGCCAACCCTTTCAAGGATGTCGTGCTGGAGCTTGTGGCCGGCTAA
- a CDS encoding BCAM0308 family protein, giving the protein MQKESEKFGISDKRGRCKTSNDPYLPGQGLPEPVICPECQAVYRNKRWYIDATAYEKLAADTKVVRHLCPGCHKIKDGYAEGYVTLRGSYLWAHETEIRNILKNEERKAMAKNPLVRIMRMEREGEELLIETTEEKLAEHLGRALNKAHQGELKVVWTDDHAICRVTWHREG; this is encoded by the coding sequence ATGCAAAAAGAAAGCGAAAAATTCGGTATCAGTGATAAACGGGGACGGTGCAAGACCAGTAACGATCCTTATCTTCCCGGCCAAGGGTTGCCGGAACCTGTGATCTGTCCTGAGTGTCAGGCCGTTTATCGCAACAAGCGTTGGTATATCGATGCGACGGCTTATGAAAAATTAGCCGCCGATACGAAGGTGGTCAGGCATCTGTGTCCGGGCTGTCACAAAATCAAGGATGGCTACGCCGAGGGCTACGTTACCCTGCGGGGCTCTTACCTGTGGGCGCACGAAACGGAAATTCGCAATATCCTCAAAAACGAGGAGCGTAAAGCCATGGCCAAAAATCCACTGGTGCGTATCATGCGCATGGAGCGTGAAGGGGAAGAACTTCTGATTGAAACCACCGAGGAGAAACTTGCCGAGCACCTGGGGCGGGCACTGAATAAGGCGCATCAGGGCGAGCTCAAAGTGGTGTGGACGGATGATCATGCCATCTGCCGCGTCACCTGGCATCGTGAAGGCTGA
- a CDS encoding archease, which yields MPSAASPGIVKADNMGGKQKVRSLASATSEPAKRKGGNAAFRLLEHTADMGIEARASSCEELFVQAARGMLAVLAGQADSTAPPKKITLEVRAGDVEELLVVWLNELLYLIQSKGLWPRDIVLSGMQPDLLEARLTVAPLAGVPQREIKAVTYHHLLVSCFHGLWRGRVYLDL from the coding sequence ATGCCATCTGCCGCGTCACCTGGCATCGTGAAGGCTGACAACATGGGGGGGAAGCAGAAGGTTCGGTCGTTGGCGTCCGCCACATCCGAGCCGGCTAAAAGGAAAGGCGGCAATGCCGCCTTTCGGCTTTTGGAACATACGGCCGACATGGGTATCGAGGCCCGGGCGTCCAGTTGCGAAGAGCTTTTTGTGCAGGCGGCCAGGGGTATGCTGGCGGTGTTGGCGGGCCAAGCCGATTCCACAGCCCCACCGAAAAAAATAACCCTCGAAGTGCGTGCCGGGGATGTGGAGGAACTGCTGGTGGTCTGGCTCAATGAGCTGCTTTACCTGATTCAGTCCAAGGGATTGTGGCCCCGGGATATCGTTTTAAGCGGAATGCAACCGGATCTTCTCGAAGCCAGATTGACAGTGGCACCGCTGGCCGGCGTTCCGCAGCGGGAGATCAAGGCCGTCACCTACCACCATCTACTGGTGAGCTGTTTTCACGGGCTCTGGCGGGGGCGCGTCTATCTCGATTTATAA
- a CDS encoding RtcB family protein codes for MVVKVQQIDACRWRIPREGDMRTDGLVFANRAMMDALKKEHALEQVRNVATLPGIVGPSLAMPDIHWGYGFPIGGVAAFDDQQGVVSPGGVGYDINCGVRLLRSDLEVQQVRPHLQKLADALFRNVPSGIGSHRRDLKLTVAQERKVLQQGARWVVKQGMGSERDLRHIEEGGCIEGADPDLLSDRALERGLDQLGTLGSGNHFLEVQMVEEIREPQLAQVLGLFPGQVTVTIHTGSRGLGYQVCDDYLRIMLRAAAKYGIKLADRQLCCAPLNSPAGRQYLAAMACAANFAFANRQLITAWVRESFEQVLGQSAEALRLSVIYDVCHNIAKYEQHVVDGVRRRLCVHRKGATRAFPPGHPDVPECYRGIGQPVLIPGDMGRYSYVLVGTEAGFGETFGSTCHGAGRVLSRHAAKKVARGRRIEEELAARGIVLRAAGRGTVAEEISEAYKDVMEVVEVVQKAGIGRIVARLRPLAVVKG; via the coding sequence ATGGTCGTCAAGGTTCAACAAATAGATGCATGTCGCTGGCGTATTCCACGGGAAGGCGACATGCGTACCGATGGCTTGGTGTTCGCCAATCGCGCCATGATGGACGCGTTGAAAAAAGAGCATGCCCTGGAACAGGTGCGCAATGTCGCCACCTTGCCCGGTATAGTCGGGCCGTCATTGGCGATGCCGGATATTCACTGGGGGTATGGGTTTCCCATCGGCGGCGTGGCGGCCTTCGATGACCAGCAGGGCGTGGTATCGCCGGGCGGGGTCGGCTACGATATCAACTGCGGGGTGCGTCTGTTGCGTTCCGATCTGGAGGTGCAGCAGGTCAGGCCGCATTTACAGAAGCTGGCCGATGCCCTGTTCCGCAATGTCCCTTCCGGCATCGGTTCTCATCGCCGGGATCTGAAATTGACCGTGGCTCAAGAGCGCAAGGTCCTGCAGCAGGGGGCCCGATGGGTGGTCAAGCAGGGTATGGGCAGCGAGCGGGATCTGCGGCATATCGAGGAAGGCGGGTGCATCGAAGGGGCGGATCCTGATTTGCTGTCGGACCGGGCCCTGGAGCGGGGCCTCGATCAGTTGGGGACGTTGGGTTCCGGCAACCACTTCCTGGAAGTGCAGATGGTCGAGGAGATCCGGGAGCCGCAACTGGCGCAGGTACTGGGTCTGTTTCCGGGACAGGTGACGGTGACGATCCATACCGGTAGCCGAGGTCTCGGTTATCAGGTGTGCGACGATTATCTGCGTATCATGCTGCGGGCGGCGGCTAAATACGGCATCAAACTGGCTGACCGGCAACTGTGCTGCGCACCGCTGAACAGTCCGGCAGGTCGTCAGTATCTGGCTGCCATGGCCTGTGCGGCAAACTTTGCTTTTGCCAACCGGCAGCTGATTACCGCCTGGGTGCGGGAATCCTTCGAGCAGGTGCTGGGGCAAAGCGCCGAGGCCTTGCGTCTGTCGGTGATTTACGATGTTTGCCACAACATAGCCAAATACGAGCAGCATGTGGTGGACGGGGTGCGGCGCCGGCTGTGCGTGCATCGCAAGGGCGCCACCCGTGCTTTTCCACCCGGTCATCCCGATGTTCCGGAATGCTACCGCGGCATCGGTCAGCCGGTTCTGATTCCCGGTGACATGGGGCGTTATTCCTATGTACTGGTGGGGACCGAGGCCGGTTTCGGGGAGACCTTCGGTTCCACCTGCCATGGCGCGGGGCGGGTCTTGTCGCGGCATGCCGCCAAAAAAGTGGCTCGGGGTCGGCGTATCGAGGAGGAACTCGCCGCGCGCGGTATCGTTTTGCGGGCCGCCGGTCGCGGTACGGTGGCCGAAGAAATTTCCGAGGCCTACAAGGATGTCATGGAGGTGGTGGAGGTCGTACAAAAGGCCGGCATCGGTCGCATTGTGGCGCGGTTGCGGCCCCTGGCGGTGGTCAAGGGATAG
- a CDS encoding SDR family oxidoreductase codes for MRVFVTGATGFVGHEVIRQLLAAGHRPVCLVRPGSEGKLPPAVDEIREGDVTRPESLRGALAGCEAVVHLVGIIREYPRQKVTFDRLHRQATAHMLSAAKAQKVQRFVLMSSNGAEAEGSTAYYRSKWKAEQLLKASSLDWTIFRPSVMYGAEDNFCTLLASMVRILPVVPVFGDGCYRIAPVAVQDVAATIVASLARPDACGRSFACCGDQMVTFDELLDIIGGVLRRRNVVKVHQPLWLVKPLLARLQSLPGCPLTVEQLQMLLHGNVCDPQPWKTFFGLSNRSLADGLKRALGR; via the coding sequence ATGCGGGTTTTCGTAACGGGGGCAACCGGGTTTGTCGGTCATGAGGTTATCCGGCAGTTGCTGGCTGCCGGACATCGGCCGGTTTGCCTGGTGCGGCCCGGCTCGGAGGGGAAATTACCGCCGGCGGTCGACGAGATCCGTGAGGGCGACGTCACGCGGCCGGAAAGCTTACGGGGGGCACTGGCGGGATGTGAGGCCGTGGTGCATCTGGTGGGCATTATTCGCGAATATCCCCGGCAGAAGGTAACCTTCGATCGTTTGCATCGCCAGGCAACGGCGCATATGCTGAGCGCCGCCAAAGCGCAGAAAGTCCAACGTTTCGTACTGATGAGCAGCAACGGCGCCGAAGCGGAGGGCAGTACCGCATATTATCGCAGCAAGTGGAAGGCCGAACAGCTGCTTAAGGCCTCGTCCCTGGATTGGACCATTTTCCGGCCTTCGGTCATGTACGGTGCGGAGGACAATTTCTGTACCCTGCTGGCAAGCATGGTGCGCATTCTGCCGGTGGTACCGGTGTTCGGTGACGGTTGCTATCGTATCGCGCCGGTAGCGGTGCAAGATGTCGCCGCCACTATCGTTGCCAGTCTTGCGCGGCCCGATGCCTGTGGCAGGAGTTTTGCCTGTTGCGGCGATCAGATGGTGACGTTCGATGAACTGCTGGATATTATCGGTGGCGTTTTGCGGCGGCGCAACGTGGTCAAGGTGCACCAGCCGCTGTGGCTTGTCAAACCGCTGCTGGCGCGACTGCAGTCCTTGCCGGGCTGTCCGCTGACCGTTGAACAGTTGCAGATGCTACTGCACGGCAATGTCTGTGATCCTCAGCCCTGGAAAACCTTTTTCGGTCTCAGCAATCGCTCTCTGGCGGATGGTTTGAAGCGCGCCCTCGGGCGCTGA
- a CDS encoding iron-sulfur cluster assembly scaffold protein: MYSKQVMEHFTRPRNVGYIDNPSVAIQYGDPTCGDCLLVFLLIEEDVIRDMKYKVLGCAAAIATASITSEMAIGRTLEQAMELTEKEVAVALGGLPPQKMHCSNLAVGALKAALRVYLAGDNPPDAVVSARGRASNHPPESDC, from the coding sequence GTCGGCTATATCGACAACCCCAGCGTGGCGATACAGTACGGCGACCCGACCTGCGGCGATTGCCTGTTGGTTTTTCTGCTGATTGAGGAAGACGTCATTCGGGATATGAAATACAAGGTACTCGGCTGTGCCGCGGCCATCGCCACCGCATCCATCACCAGCGAAATGGCCATCGGCCGTACCCTTGAGCAAGCCATGGAATTGACCGAAAAAGAGGTGGCTGTGGCCCTGGGCGGACTGCCGCCGCAGAAGATGCACTGTTCCAATCTGGCGGTGGGGGCTCTCAAAGCCGCCCTGCGCGTCTACCTGGCCGGAGACAATCCCCCCGATGCCGTTGTCAGCGCCCGAGGGCGCGCTTCAAACCATCCGCCAGAGAGCGATTGCTGA